The genomic window ACCGCAACATTTTCCACAAGGCCAACCAATCACAAGTCATTTTTAATTCTTCCGCCTTCAGTCAAATGGGTGTGATGAAAGTATCAAATGTCTTCACTCCTCCACAGATCATCATGATGAGCTGGACGTATGTCTTTCTTCCTGTCATATTGGGTAAAATATTTACGTTAAAATTTCTATTTCAATAATACATGAGTTGTATATGATGTCCTGTGTAAGGTATGATGGGTATTTGGTGTTTTAAAATCACATTTATATATCATCATATGTTGCTCCATGTTGCTGCACATTTGATCTTAATACTAATTGAAAGTATTTTTCGTTCAGGTGCTGTTGTGTCCTGTCAGGACGTACTCTCTAACCCAGTAGTGCAGCTGACCGTGAGACCAGGACAAAACGTTACTCTTTACTGTGACTGTAAACTCACAACTAATGTAAATATTGTTTGGTACAGGAACTGTTCTCATGAAAATCAGCCAACACTATCTCTGAATTGGAAGGACAGAGATAATGGCATTTTTGAATATGAAGAGAATCGAAGAAACTTTTTCCATTTAAATATTCTGTGGAACGCTTCGTCAAACTCATACGACTTACTGATTAAGAACATTACTGATTCTCACCTTGGTCTCTACTACTGTGGAACTGAAAAACAGAGTGGGAAAAAAGGAAACAAGACACATGGTAAAATAATAACAAGGATTTTGTTTGGTAAGTTGACTTTTTTGTGGTCAAAATCATTAATATGAATACAAATTATTATCATATGTCGGGATAATATGCAAATGTGTTCCAAGTCAAGCACTTTTTAAAGATGGGCAGGATGTGCTGATTGGAGGCACTTGTGCCGCTACCATCTCCACCATTACAATTACATGTACAATCCCTACGATCATCCTGCACTTTTAAGATAAAGGTCAGAACAATTGTAGAGGCTAGAGAGCGTACTGATtcatttaatgtttaattaattaaaatgttcCTCTATTATATCCAATAtttaaattcattcattcatggaaACATCATAATAAATCAGCCAGCATCCTTCAGCAAAAGCTTTAGACCCTTTCCCACGAGGCGACTCACCCACGATTATGAGTTCAccgacggggagaggggggagcgaCCAGGGCTGAGGTCGGCTCTGATGGTTGTCTAGTGTGTGGGCTCTAGAGACACGTAAATGTGCTGCCCCCCTTAGGGGTAGGAGGGCAAAGTCTTTTTCAAACCAGTTTAGTATTATCGGGCCAGACTGCGTCGTGTAGAGGGGACTGAGACTGAAATCGGCGATGACGGTGGGAACAGACAACGGTAGGAAACAAATGACCCGATAGCGTAGACCACCACTGATTGTCAAGACCGGTCGTATAGTGTGTACTGCCAAAGTCCTTCCCATCTTTAATAGTCGCCTAGTGGGCAGGAGCATTCAGAAGTTATATCCTGGACAATGGTCGAACAAACTTAACTTCTATGAACCAAGATTGTAGAAAGGTAagaatattattaaaaaaaataaaaaatattatatttccTTAGATATCCCTTTAGATGCCGGTGCTGGAGACCCTGCTGCTCCAGGCTGTGGACAGTGCTGGATGTTGCTGATCACCCTGTgtccctcctctgctctcctctctttgtTCCTCTACTTCCTCTGCAGTCACATGGGTAGGACATCATGTGCTTTATGTCACTGGAAGTCTTTCTGCACTTCATTTGATTGCGTTGTCTCTTTTATTCTAACTCAGCTTCTGTTTCAGTTCGTGCCGGAAAACACCCTGGCATCTCTCAGGAAACCAGACCTTTAACACTACAAGATGAGGTATCTGATAGTACACCACTTACATTAAATGATGTTAACACCCTGTTCTATTAAGAAGTGTGCTCAGTAGTTGTGCTGTCCTAATGTCACGTtgtgtctttctctcacacGCAGGATGAAAACTACAGccgtgtgttttatgtgttggAAACTCCACAGCACAAAGGATCTCACAGCTTCTTAGCCCGCAGTAAGAGTGGGCTTTGAGAGGCGTATTGGTTATGGTTCCTCCCACCACAACACATACAgcccactctcacactcacgTCACACCTGCATAAAAACAGAaagtcacacaaacaaacacacacgcatgcacgcacacacatctttgTATATATTGAAATGACCTTGTGGTTCTTATCATTTTGATACCTTATTTAGTGAACAGTATTAATGCAATCAATGCACAGAATgtatttgtatttcattgtaTACCTAGAGTAAAATGTCTTGTACTTTTATTTGTGAAAGAATTAAAGTCCAAAGAGTATTaaatttcagtttttttttaaagctgtcCTTCTTAATAAGAGTCAGTAAAAATAATGGGTTGTTCTTTTAGAGGTACATTACAGAATCGGAATATATATGAATACTGTATGTTCATAAATGAGACAAtttgacaatttattaaaaCTTCTCAATCAAGATCATGTTGCTCTGACTACAACATGAGACCAGAGGTTTGCGTTGATCAGCTACAGGATGCTATCGTGGTTTTCCTGTTTGATTCTCGTCAGTTTATTGTTAGCGTGTTCAATCCTTTTTTCATTGAGGTGTGGGCTGGCCGACAACAACCATTGGGTGGTTGGTCGGAGCTCCGCCTTCCTCACATCCTCTTAGTATTGATGTCTGAGTAGGTGGAGAGTTCTGAGGGTTGGACTCGCAAAATTTTAGGTAGAGGGATATCCAGTGTGGTGGAACACAGGCCATCTTCATCCTGAAAGAGACAGTTTGACATTACTCCATCTGCCTCGGTTCCACAATATAGTAAGCTGAAGCCTTTGCAGGATTCTGTTTTGATGAAGTGATTGTCTGAATTCAACCGTGTCAGTATAGCTATAACTTCTTACCATGGATGGTTCTCACACGTATGAagttaaaaacacaaacactttgaAGTTAAGGAGGGGAAAACTAGCAACTGGTAGAAGCGGTTCTGGAACCTGATTTCCTGTGTTCTCTTTCTTGAGTCAGGTGTTGTCTGATCAACTCTGGGCTCTTAGTGGCTGGAGTTGGTACAGAGTCAAGATATGACACACATCCTAGTCAATGAAATTGCTTACACTAGGCCCAAAATATATCAAACAATATATCCATCTTTACATACGTAGGCACTGACAGAAACATTAAACTTGCATTATGCAACTTTGGAACTACAAGGTTTCTCATGAATAAAATGCGCCCATCCACAAGTTGTGATAAAACGCAGGACAAGGGTTTGAAGCACCTGGGGAATCTGTATCATTGTTAATTCATTTCTTTGTTTAAATTTGTTGAATACTTGCAGAATATTCAATTCCATTTGCTTTTGTGACTTTGTAACTTTGCAAAAACAGATGCATGCACCAATAACAATGTCAATAGAGCTCACATTTTTAATCCCTTGAACCAGgtgaaggattttttttgttatctTGCTATGATTACTTAAAGCTACATTATGTCATCTCTAAACCAAGCGTATAAAATGGGTACGTCCGTCCAAATTCACAAAATTGGAGAAAGTTGTCTCTGCccgctccctcctccccagaccCCAAACTCACGCGGGTTGCCATGTTGAGGGCACTCAACAAATATGAGTGCAAGCCGAGCCGAACGCAACAAAGTTTGACTCTAAGACAACGATTCTATTTCAACAACGTCAAGCGATGATGATGTGTATGTTTGCAATTGATTTATTGTTTTCTGTGCTCTAAACTAtctccatctttgaaatgcaactccaAGATGAACTCGTGTTCTGGCAGGGCTCTGGTCAGTGAGCTTTTTTGAAAAGAGCTCAAGGCTTTCTGGGTCGGGTAGAATCTAAGACAGTCTCTGTTGATATTAGTAGTTATTTAGCTTGTTCCCATGGTTGCACCTCAGCTGCCGACGCTCCTGGATCCCGGGCCTGATGGAGGCGCTCAAAGTCCCTGATAAGGGCTGGATCGTGTTATCGTCTTGACCAAAATGCTCGTCATGAAGAACTTGGTAACAGAGTGTGATTAACTCTAACGTGCCTTGGGTTGCAAGTGGCGcttgtgtttgtgggtttgtcTTGTTTTCCTGTTTCTTCCCCACAGTCATCTTTGGTTCCTGATTGGACCCAGGAAGTGTTGAAGCCACAATCCAGGAAGGttatttctctctttcgctACATGGGCTTAATACACAGGCTGGTAGTCGGACTGGACACAGGGATGGCATGAGAGCCAGAACATTAGAATACGATCACCAGAATAACTCAATAAGGCTACGGGCCAAGCACGAATACTTACTCGTTATTTCTATATTACGAAAAAATATTGATTTCTATCAAAAGAAAGTGGTGGGTGTCTTTTCAGTCTGACTACTTCAAGATGGACGAACAACCACACCCAAAGGCCAGAGGTGTCATAACTCTCTCTGCGGATAGCCTGAAGCCACAAatctcttcctcttctgtgCTTCGCTCTTTGGGAAAGTAAGGAAAATcaatcttcttctttttctctttcacaTGATTTGAGGCACAATCCTTAAGGCATGGTGCCACTAGATTTCACAAAATACCAGTTTTCAAGTTGAGGCACTTTTTTGACCAAGAAGGGGCGATGATGTTCTGACAATGTTGTTCTGATGTTCTGATGTTCTGACATTCTTACAAGCCCCACACAGCATCAGGccctgagtgtgtctgtgaggcTGTTGTAAAACTGCATCTTACCACTAGAGGTCAGGATGTTTGCTGGATAGACTGATCGATCCAGCATACATATAGGTGGACACTCACACTAAGTCATAGGGCAGGGCAGGTAGAATCCAGTTGAAATGAccattcacagacacacctggtggtaaagtAGGGGCCCTTTGAAGCAAAAGAAAGATTTTATCTGTCACAGCAAACTACgacttatgttttgtttttaactgATATGAATGATGACActcctactaataataataccaaCACTAATGATAATAACACCCCAGaattcaatcaaatcaaatttctCAAATAGGACAAGACTTGCCTTTCTCTGTTTCAACAAAGATTCTATATGGTAACCACAACTATCGCAGCCTCTCATGCATATCACAAACTAGCAGTCAAATGTCACATCTCTTTACATTGAAATGTTCTTCTGCTCAATCAATGTTTATCCTAAGCTTCTGATGATTTATCTTTCACCAGAAGCTGGTTGGTCAAGGTCCGTTCGATGCTTTATGGCAAACAGAAGAAAAGGGGTCTTGGATGGTTATCTGAATATCACACAGGAAGAACAGAGAGTTGTTTGTTTGGCTTCTTCTGCAGGGTTTACCCAGAAATCCCAAAATCAAACTCTACTACCAACAAAAGCCAGCGGAAACATTTGTGGTTTCTGCACACAGTTTTACTGgcaaagcgcacacacacacacacacacacacacacacacacacacacacacacacacacacacacacacacacacacacacacacacacacacacacacacacacacacacacacacacacacacacacacacacacacacacacacacacacacacacacatatataaccacagacatttgtatgcacattaacatgaacaagaaaagacaaaatgtaatgttgatGCACACACTCAATTGAACAGTATGGGTGAATACATTTTCACACTAAGGATCAAGCATTTACCGCAATGTTTCAGGCTGTAGTTAGTGAGCCACCACAATGTTAATTCCAGTTTCCCACCTTGCCAAAACTGACTTAGTGTCAGGGTTTGATTCCCTCTTTGGCCCCCAACTCTAAGAATATATTTTTGTGTATATTTCAATTCAAATTAATGTTGTGTTTAATCTAATAATAGATTGAACATAAAATCGTCTCAGCCCAGGAAATCGTGTTCTGACAATCAAACCTCTCCTGGTACGCTGAGAGAAATAACCACAACATTTTCCGCAatgtcagccaatcacaagttCTTTTTCATCTTTCCGCCTTCAGTCTAATGGGCGTCAGAAAGGTATCAAATGTCTTTACTCCTCAACGGATCATCACCATGAAATGGATGTATATATTTCTACACGTTATCTTGGGTAAagtaatatttttattatttctattttaaaaataCATGAGTTGTATACGTTGTAGCGTAGGCTACAACATATTTGTTGTTGAACAACAAACTGTGTGATTTGTATGTGGGGTTTTAGCATCACAGGACTTCATATGTTGTCATGCATCATGTTCCTGTGTGTTTCTTCATATTCTGAATCTATTTTTCATTCAGGTGCTGTTGTGTCCTTTCAGAACGTACTCTCTAACCCAGTTTTGGAGCTGATTGTGAGACCAGGAGAAAACGTTACTCTATACTGTGACTGTAATTCCTCAACTGGTGTTTATATCATTTGGTTCAGAAATTGTTCTCATGAAAATCAGCCAACATTTGTATTGGAAACCGTTgaagccaatcaaaaaacggaAATTCATGACTCATATGAAAGAAAATATTTACATTATAATTTTAAATGGAACATATCTACGAGCTCGTATGATTTACTGATTAACAGCATCAGTGAAACTCACCTGGGACTATACTACTGCGGAACTCGAGAAAAACTTACTCTGGATAAAGGATTAATCAAATTTGTCTACACATATGGAAATTCAACCACAAGGATTTTACTTGGTAAGTATGCCATTAGTGTTATttggatgtttttgtttttgatgaTGGAGAGAACCTATCGATTCATTAAATATGCctcattgattgattgattaattgaCTGTTCTATTACATTCTAAATGTACGTTTAGTTATCTGTGATGACAAAACAGCAGTAGATTGTAAGaaggttgtgtttttatttcatttagtctccgaaaatatatatttatatacatatatatgtgatGCCTTTCCTGCAGGTGTTGGGGACCCTGCTGCTCCAGACTGTGGACAGTGCTGGATACTTCTAGTCATCCTGTGTCCGtcctctgctcttctcctctccctcctctcatccttgGTCGTCTACCTCCGCTGCAGAAGGAAAGGTAGCGTATATATCTCTGTTGACTTTCATCTTCTGTATCTTGAGAACACCTACGCTACATATTGTCTTCCGTAGAAGCAGCCACTGTCTCCCTTTGCTGCTTTTGTGGCCTTATGAtgactgtttgtgtttctttaagaTGAAGACCTCCATGTTGCTCAGACATCACCCAGCAGTAGAGATGTAACATCAATCAGGAACCAGGTAACGTATAGTTCATATACTCAGGTACATTTGTGATGTAATGGTAGAGGACAGTATGGAGTACATTTACAGGTTGTGGTGGAGCGCTGTACAAAGATGTTTACTGAAGGCTGAATGAACATCAATGGACCCAATGTTCAGCGATAGTCAGGTGCTATTAGACGCAGGAAGAGAAGTGCTCTACAAAGTGTACATTATGTTGATGACGTAGGTTACAGTAGAGTGTACAGTATGTTGATGATGTAATGGTGTAGCAGAGAGTGAAGTAGGGTAATGATGTATCAGTGGTATTGATGGTTATATGTCTCTCTCAGGATGAAGTTGGCCTGTGTTACGCTACACTGGATATCCCTCTACGTTCTCAGAGACCTAAAAAGAAGAGAGTCCAACCCTCAGAGTTCAGCACCTACTCAGCCATCAATACTAAGAGGATGTGACCATGACCAAGTCTTTAATACCAATACAGGGCTCTACTTCCTCAATATGACCTCATCTTTATGCTGTCAAGAGGAGGAAGAATATATAGTTtagttatatgtatatattatatagtatagcTATATCATTCTCAAGAAAG from Gadus macrocephalus chromosome 4, ASM3116895v1 includes these protein-coding regions:
- the LOC132455872 gene encoding uncharacterized protein LOC132455872, whose amino-acid sequence is MGVRKVSNVFTPQRIITMKWMYIFLHVILGAVVSFQNVLSNPVLELIVRPGENVTLYCDCNSSTGVYIIWFRNCSHENQPTFVLETVEANQKTEIHDSYERKYLHYNFKWNISTSSYDLLINSISETHLGLYYCGTREKLTLDKGLIKFVYTYGNSTTRILLGVGDPAAPDCGQCWILLVILCPSSALLLSLLSSLVVYLRCRRKDEDLHVAQTSPSSRDVTSIRNQDEVGLCYATLDIPLRSQRPKKKRVQPSEFSTYSAINTKRM